A window of Haliscomenobacter hydrossis DSM 1100 contains these coding sequences:
- a CDS encoding zinc-binding alcohol dehydrogenase family protein has translation MKAAVLYTPGGAENFQLREVPIPTPMEGQVLIRVKAFGLNRSELMTRKGFSPNVQFPRVLGIECVGEVEFDPSGEFNKGQQIAAMMGGMGRDYDGSYTEYTILPKTILYPIQSALPWDILGAIPEMFQTVYGSLHLALNIQKGEIVLIRGGTSSVGMLAIQMAKHQGLTVIASTRNPAKIQTLHNNGATHVLIDDGQLKDKVHSLFPRGVHKVLELVGAETLQDSLQCTRPGGITCMTGMLSEKWSIPNFAPMEFIPAAVLLTIFDSGQMRCATQSFLEFIQLVENGAVKLNIDKVFSLDQIIEAHRYMESNQATGKIVVLT, from the coding sequence ATGAAAGCAGCCGTTCTATATACTCCTGGCGGAGCCGAAAACTTCCAATTGCGTGAAGTCCCCATCCCTACCCCCATGGAAGGACAAGTGTTGATTCGGGTGAAAGCTTTTGGTCTGAACCGCTCCGAACTGATGACCCGCAAAGGTTTTTCCCCCAATGTTCAGTTCCCCCGAGTGCTGGGTATAGAATGTGTGGGAGAAGTGGAATTTGACCCCTCCGGAGAATTCAATAAAGGCCAACAAATTGCCGCAATGATGGGTGGCATGGGCCGGGATTACGACGGCAGTTATACAGAATACACGATTTTGCCCAAAACGATCCTTTACCCTATCCAAAGCGCCTTGCCCTGGGACATACTGGGTGCAATTCCCGAAATGTTCCAAACCGTTTACGGCTCTTTACACCTGGCTTTAAACATCCAAAAAGGGGAAATTGTATTGATTCGGGGCGGGACTTCATCCGTGGGCATGCTCGCCATACAAATGGCAAAACACCAGGGCTTGACCGTCATTGCCAGCACCCGCAATCCGGCGAAAATCCAAACCCTACACAACAATGGAGCTACTCATGTGTTGATCGATGACGGTCAACTAAAGGATAAAGTACACTCCCTTTTCCCGCGAGGAGTACACAAAGTTTTGGAGCTGGTAGGTGCCGAAACCCTCCAGGATTCTTTGCAATGCACCAGACCTGGAGGAATTACCTGTATGACCGGGATGCTTTCTGAAAAATGGTCGATTCCCAATTTTGCGCCGATGGAATTTATTCCGGCAGCGGTGCTGTTGACCATTTTCGACAGTGGGCAAATGCGTTGTGCCACCCAATCCTTCCTGGAATTCATCCAATTGGTTGAAAATGGAGCAGTCAAATTAAATATAGATAAGGTCTTTTCCCTCGATCAAATTATTGAGGCGCATCGGTACATGGAAAGCAACCAGGCTACGGGGAAAATTGTGGTGTTGACTTGA
- a CDS encoding type II toxin-antitoxin system VapC family toxin, with protein sequence MKYLLDTNVCVHYLRGVFEIDKKINAIGSLNCYISEITLAELEFGVENSDPAFREKRRAGLEAFLSVFGKRIIPIRHCFAIYATQKAKLRQQGQIISDFDLLIASTAVVFNMTMVTENVREFERVDGIQIENWVIREK encoded by the coding sequence ATGAAGTATTTATTGGACACCAATGTCTGCGTACATTATTTGCGTGGGGTATTTGAAATCGACAAGAAAATTAATGCTATTGGTTCATTGAATTGCTACATCTCTGAAATCACATTAGCTGAATTAGAGTTTGGAGTGGAAAACAGTGATCCTGCTTTTCGAGAAAAAAGAAGGGCAGGTCTGGAAGCTTTTTTAAGTGTATTTGGAAAGCGAATCATCCCAATTCGACATTGCTTCGCCATTTATGCGACCCAAAAAGCAAAACTTCGGCAACAGGGGCAAATCATCAGTGATTTTGATTTGTTAATTGCTTCTACCGCCGTAGTGTTTAACATGACTATGGTTACAGAAAATGTTAGGGAGTTTGAACGTGTAGACGGGATTCAGATTGAAAATTGGGTGATTCGGGAGAAATAG